CCTCCTTTTACATTGAAAGAAAAGCGACCGGGTTTATATCCCCTGATTTTGGCTTCAGGAAGTTCTGTAAATAATGTTCTGATATCTGAAAAAACACCCGTATAGGTGGCAGGGTTAGATCTAGGGGTTCTGCCTATAGGAGATTGATCCACTTCGATTACTTTGTCCAATTCTTTCAGCCCATCGATACTCTTAAAAGGCATAGGTTCCTTTTTTGATCGATAAAATTCACGATTCAAGATGGGATAAAGGGTTTCGTGTATCAAGGTACTTTTACCGCTTCCTGACACTCCTGTGATACAAATCATAGTGCCCAGAGGTAATGTGAGGTTTACGTTTTTGAGGTTATTCCCCGAAGCCCCCTTAAGAACCAAGTTCTTTTCTTTGCCTTTTCTTCTAGTGCTTGGGACAGGCATACCTATTTCTCCACGCAAATAACTAGCAGTGGTGCCATTGGATTTCAAGATTTGCTCAGGTGTGCCAGCTGCCACCACATGACCTCCATGTCTACCTGCGCCAGGCCCCATGTCTAGCACATAGTCAGACTCTAACATCATATCTCGGTCATGTTCTACAACCAAGACAGAATTGCCCAAGTCTCTTAGGCTTTGCAAGGCTTTGATCAATTTCACATTATCTCGCTGGTGCAATCCAATGCTAGGCTCATCCAAAATATATAAAACCCCCACTAGTTGGGTCCCTATCTGTGTGGCAAGTCTGATTCTTTGGGCTTCTCCACCAGAAAGCGTTCGTAAGGGGCGGTTTAAGGTTAAATAGTCAAGGCCAATGTCCAAAAGGAAACCTATTCGCTTACGTATTTCCTTCAGCACTTCTGCGGCAATAATATTTTGTTTGTCAGTAAGTCGACTTTCTATCCCTTCAAACCATTCTCCTAAAGCTCTGATGTCCATCTGAGCCAACTGACCAATATGCTTATTGTCTATCAAAAAATGGAGAGATTCTTTTTTAAGACGATATCCGTCACAATCTGGGCAGACTTGCGTGGTTGTAAATTCACTTACCCATTCCTGAATTTTATCTGAACTACCTTCTTGATATTTAGTGAGGAAATTGATGATCCCTTCAAAAGTAGTGTGCCATTTAGTTCCCGGATGTTTGATCGAATCGACAGCAACCTCTATTTTATCTCCATGTAATAGTATATCAATTACTTCCTCAGGAAGGTTTTTAATAGGAGTGCTTATGGAGCACTTATAATGTTTGAGAATAGCCTCTATCTTTTTGAAGATCCAAATGTTTCTGTATTCTCCAAGTGGAGCAATTCCTCCTCGGGTAATACTTAACTCTGGATCAGGAATGATGCTTTCCCTAGTGATTTCTTCTGTGATTCCTAAGCCGTTGCAGGTTTGACAAGCACCATAAGGACTATTAAAAGAAAAGTTGTTTGGAGCAGGTTCATCGTAAGAAAGGCCAGTTTCTGGATCCATCAAGTATTTGGAAAAATGATGGATTTCACCTTCTTCATCTCTAATCATTATGACGCCTTTTCCATGCTGAAGAGCAGATTTTAAGGATTGTGTAATCCTAAAACGATCTGATTCGTCTGCGACAATCCTGTCTATGACGATTTCGATGTCGTGTATTTTGTATCGGTCCACCTGCATTTTAGGTACCATCTCCAGAACCACTCCATCCACTCTTACTTTTGAGAAGCCCATTTTTCGGATTTGCTCAAAAAGCTCCCGATAATGCCCCTTTCTACCTTTGACTACAGGAGCAAGTATGTAGAGTTTTTTATCCGAAAACTTGGCAAAAAGCTGATCAATGATCTGATCTTCTGTCTGCCTTATCATTTTAGCCCCTGTCATATAGGAAAATGCTTCACCGGCTCTTGCATACATCAAGCGCATGAAATCATAAATCTCGGTGACGGTTCCTACTGTTGATCTTGGGTTTTTGGAAGTCGTTTTTTGCTCAATCGCGATGACTGGAGAAAGTCCATTGATTTTATCAACGTCAGGTCGCTCCATTCCCCCCAAAAATGATCTTGCGTAGGCAGAAAAAGACTCCATGTAGCGTCTTTGGCCTTCCGCATAGATTGTATCAAAAGCGAGAGAACTCTTTCCACTCCCACTCAGGCCTGTCACTACCACAAGTTTATTTCGTGGTATTTTCAGGTCTAGGTTTTGAAGGTTATGCTCGCGCGCACCAAAAATTTCAATAAATTCTTCCTGATGAGAAGTAGGCTGACTCATAAATCATTAGGCAAATTCAATCGGCAAAGGTATGAAATTTAGAGGGTAAGAGGTAGGTGAATTCCAAAATGGATTCAATGTTTATTCAAAACCGAAAGAAATATGACAATTACCCTCTCATATTTTTCAATTTAGAATTTTTTCAATCCTAAAACCTTCTGAAAAACCATAGAACTCTTGAATTGTTCATGGATTCAAAGCACTTCCCAATTTATTGAGGAAGTACTATTTGGTATGACTTACCTCTTTTCACATTAAGGTCCCTATCTCTCAGCCAAGGATTGTATAATTTTAGCTCCTTATAGCTACTGCCATTTTGTTTTGCCCAAGCGGCCAGGTTTTTAATATCATCATCCACTTCTATGGTTTTAAGTGGAGGGTTTTGATAAAAATCACTCTCTTTCAGGTGAAAGCCAAAGGCTCCGGGATTTTCAAAAATGACTTTAAAAGCTAAAATCCGAAACATGTATCTGCTTGTTTCATCATTGAGGTATAAGTCGTAGTAATTGTCAATTAATTGCTCGGATTGTCTTCTGCTAAAACCAGTTTGACCCATATTGTAACTTGCTGCAACTGCAGTCCAGTCTCCGAATTTTGCATGAGATTTATTCAGGTATTTGGTAGCTGCCAAAGTAGCTTTCTGCAGGTGATACCTTTCATCGACGTCCTTGGAGACTTCTAACCCATATTCCTTTCCGGTAGAGGATAGAAATTGCCAAAAACCCTTTGCTCCTGCAGGAGAGGCAACATTCATTAAAGCAGACTCAGCCATAGCTAAGTATTTGAAATCATCAGGAACCCCATTTGCTTTCAGGATTTCCTCTATTTCTGGGATGAACTTTGACGAACGCTTCATAAGGAGAATCATATTGGATTGCCAATAGGCATTCACATATATTTCACGCTCCAGTCGCTCTTTGACATCCGCTATTTCTAACGGGACTTTTTCTCCTGCAAAAGTCAATTCTGCGGGTATATCAAATAACATGACCGAATCTCTCGAGGGTCTAGGCATGCTCTGAAGCATTTCCTCACCAGCCACTGGATTGGCTAATGGGGAACTTGTTGATGGAGATTTGAAAATCGCATAAGCGGACATCCCAATACTCAAAATCAAAAGAAAATAAATAAGATAAAAATGGGTGTTCTTCATTAGAAATTAGGGCTAAGCAAGTATTTGCTGTAGAATTCATCAATAACTTTTACGGCTTCTGTTGCATCTTCTACGATACAAAAAAGGTCTAAGTCTGTCTCACTAATATATTGGTGTTCCAAAAGCGTGTTTTTAATCCAATCCAGCAAACCTGTCCAATAATCTTTTCCTACTAAGACAATCGGGAATCGGCCAATTTTATTGGTTTGAATTAAGGTAAGTGCTTCAAAAAACTCATCCATGGTACCGAATCCTCCCGGGAGGACGACAAATCCCTGAGAATATTTCACAAACATCACCTTTCTCACAAAGAAGTAATCAAAGGTCATGAGTTTATCCCTGTCAATGTAAATATTGTTGAATTGTTCGAAAGGCAGCTCAATGTTTAATCCAACAGATTTACCACCTTCCGAATGAGCTCCTTTGTTACCGGCTTCCATGATTCCTGGTCCACCACCGGTGATGACCCCGTAGCCATGCCTAACTAGCTTGGCAGCAATTTCTTCAGCAGTTTTATAATGTTTATGATCTCTTGCAGTTCTTGCCGACCCAAAGATGGATACACAAGGACCAATTTTCGCTAGTTTTTCAAAACCATCAACAAATTCAGCCATCACTCTAAAAATCACCCAGGAATCTGAGCTTTTTATCTCATTCCAATCTCTTTCTTTAAAAGCCTGTCGGATTCTTTCTTCCTGTTTTTGTTCTTCCTTATTGCTCATATCATTCTTCATTTACTTAAAGAAAACGATCTCTATTGAAAAAAGGATAGTTTCAGTATAGATATCTGGCTTTTTGATAATCTAAACAGCTGAAATTCAGCTGGAAAAATATAAATGGCACTAAGAGAATCTTATGTGAATCCTTTGTCTACCTTCGCAGGAAATTTACATAGGGATGAATCTAGCTGATAAGTCTCAGGCCGTTCTGAATTTATTCGGAGACCTTGAGGAGGAATCAAAATTATTTACCTCCAAAAGTGGCTTAGGCTGTCTGAATGGATGTGGTGCGTGTTGTTCCAAGCCTGAAGTTTCGGCGAGCGCATTAGAATTTTTACCTCTTGCTTTTGATTTATATAAGAAGGGGTTGGCTGAGTCCAGCTTAGAATTGTTAGATAAAGAAGGGGAGGGTGCTAGTTGCTTAATGTATAAGTCCCATTCTTTGGATGGGAAAATGGGCTTTTGTGGCAACTATTCCAACAGAGGGATGATCTGCAGACTTTTTGGAGCTTCCTATCGGAAGAATAAATATGGTCAGAAAGATATAATCACCTGTAAAATCCTGAAGGAAAATAAAGAGGAAGCATTTTTAAAGGCCAGTATCTCGATAAATGATGAATTGCCAATACCAAATGCCACTAAATATTACATGCATTTAGAGGAGATAGATGAAGCCTTATGTAGGCAGGTTCCCATTAATCTTGCTATTGGTAGAGCTTTAGAACTTGTGCTTAGGTTTAAGTTTTATGAAGAAGAAGAAATAGAGGTGCTCACCTAATTTTTTTGGTCCTACGATTTGAAGTATATTGTGATTCAAATTTGAACCAAATTTTACTATATGTTAAATATTGGAGATATAGTTCAGACAGTCAAAGGAATTGTTGAGACTAAAATCGATATTGTTAAGCATGACATTCAAGAAGAGTTTCTAGGAATTATTTCCAGACTATTGCTGCTTTTCTTTATGGCAGCAATCTGTTTACTAGTGCTTTTGTTTTTCAGCTTTTCACTTGCTTTCTATCTCAGTCAATTTACCAACACGCCTTTCATGGGCTTCTTGTTAGTAGGTCTGATTTACTTGGCAATTTTAGGCTTTCTTTACGTTAGTAGATATTCTAAAAGTATTCAGAGAAATATTCAAAGTGGTATGAAGGTATTCATTTTCAATGCCCGGAAGATTAAGAATAATAAAGATGAGCAAGGAACTTGAAGACAAAGCTGAGGAGTTAGAGCAAACGCTTTCAAAGCAGCTTGACTTATTAAAGAAGGATTCTGAACAATGGGTGAAAATAGGCGCAGTGGCTCTTGCCGGTGGCTTGATAGCCTTTGCGATTACCAGTAGAAAGAGTCGTAAAAAGAACCGGGATACTGAAAAAGCAATTGCAGTTCTGGAAAAAGAAGGCCTTTTGACTGAAGAGCTTGAGCATAAATTAAAAAGCTCGAATAAATCTGGAGGGTTTTGGCCTAGCTTAAGCCAAAGGTTAATGATTCTGGGACTAGCCATGGCCAAAGAAAAGCTATTGCCAAATTTATTTAGTAACCCCTCAGAGGATGCTGAAGAAATCGAAAAAGGTAAGTAAACTCCTCAAGGATCTGCACCAGTCGAAAAGTAAAGGTTTGGCTTGGTTAATAGATCCTGATAAATGGCAGGGAACCGATCATTTTCTAAAAAATTTCTCTTGGGTTCAAGAGTCAGGTTTAGATCTGATATTGATTGGGGGAAGCCATTTAGAAAAGAATAATTTTGATAAGGTAGTTTCTACTATTCGGCAACATACTGGTAAGATTCCGATTGTTATTTTCCCAGGATCTCAAATGCAGCTTTCGGAGGCTGCAGACGCTATTTTATTTTTATCTCTAATCTCAGGTAGAAATCCAGAGTTTTTGATTGGTCAGCAGGTAGCGGCAGCTCCCCTTGTAAATTCTATGGGGTTGGAAGTGCTGCCAACAGGCTATTTACTTGTTAATGATGGTGAGATTCACAGTGTTCATGCAGTAAGTCAAACCTTGCCCATCCCTAATTCTAAATCGAAGCTGGTAAAGGCCACCGCTTTGGCAGGTTACTTTTTGGGAATGAGGTATTTCTTTTTAGATGCTGGAAGCGGTGCTCAAAAGCCTGTTTCAAGTCAAGTGATCGAAACCCTCTCAAAAGCCATTTCATGCCCTTTGATTATTGGTGGAGGTATTGATTCTCAGGAAAAAGTAAGAGAAGCCTATGAAGCGGGAGCTGACTTAGTTGTGCTTGGTAATAGCATAGAAAAAGACCCCGACTTTTTAGCCGAGGTCTTAAATTTTAAGGCTTGGTATAATTCTACGTTAAACGTTAATTAAGGATTCTCTCCTTCTCATTTTACCAGCTGGTACTCCGTACATCATTTTAAAACGTCTACAGAAGTAAGCGGTATCTTTATAACCAACCTCTTTCCCGATATCCCGGATTGATTTCTTGGTTGTTCTCAAAAGCTCAACTGCAGCCTCCATTCTTTGATATTCTATGTAATCCTGAGGATTAATACCTGTTAGCATCTTGAAATATTGACCTACGTAGTCCTCGGAAACATTGGCAACTTTGGCTAGAATCTTATTTGAAAGGTCTCCGCCAAGGTTGGTCTTGATGTAATTGAACAGGTCTATTAATCTAGGATCTTTGAAGTAGGTAGAATTGGTGGACAATTCCTCAAGAAATAATCTATTTTTGAGAATATGTCTCAATAATTCGATGACCAATAATTCAGTTTGTGATTTTAAAGCGCGTTCTTTTCCAACATTGCTTTGCTCCATTTCCTTCATCAAATCTTCTATGATCGTAGCCAAACGATCGTTGAACCTAATGATGAAAGGAGGGATATCAAGAGAGTTGAAGAAATTAACAACATCAAACACTTTAGATTCAAAGCTGACCATAGAAATACAGTCATCTTCAGTGTTCTTAATCTCTCTGAAACTTAAACTTTGAAGGTGCTTTCGCTTGGATTCCGTAAACTGATCTAAGCTCATTTCGCTTTTTTTGGCGCTTCCGCCAAAAGTCAGAACAGTTTTCTGGCCTCCAGGTAAGAAAAGTACTTCGCCTTCGTTAACTAATTCTTGGTCTTCACCAAATTTCAAAGAACCATGATGAAGCAGGACTAGCGTATTTTCAGGTTCCTCGTAGTTAACTATTGTTGCAGGCTTTTCCACCTGATAATTATTGCCCTTTAAAAAGCGGACATTAATCGATTCAATAACTTTATTGTAGTATTCCATTAATTTTTTGAAGAAAAACCAAAAATCAAAAATATGATTTTTCTTACTTAATTACTAAAAAATTTGATAAATGGTTATAAAAAATAAAAAAAGGCGTAATTTCTTGTAATTATACCTGTTCAATAAAGCTTGAAACTGGATTATCTTAATAAACTTCTGGATATTACTATTTTTTGTATCTCTGAAGTGCCCTCGTAGATCTGAGTGATCTTAGCATCTCTCATTAATCTTTCTACGTGATACTCTTTGACATAGCCATAGCCTCCATGAACCTGAATCGCTTCTACTGTGACATCCATCGCAACTTGAGAAGCATATAATTTTGCTATCGCCGAAGCTTGAGAGTAATCTTCGCCTTGATCTTTGGTCCAAGCGGCTTTGTAGACTAACAGACGAGCCGCTTCAATTTGGGTTGCCATATCTGCAAGTTTAAATTGAATGGCTTGATGTTTACTGATGGGTTTGCCAAAAGCTTCGCGTTCTTTTGAATAAGCCAAAGCCAATTCATAGGCTCCTGCAGCAATTCCAAGAGCTTGAGCAGCAATGCCAATTCTGCCTCCATTAAGTGTTTCCATGGCATAAGTAAAACCAAAGCCTTCTTCTCCAATTCTATTTTCTACAGGAACTTTGACATCGGTAAACATGAGTGAATGGGTGTCAGAGCCTCGAATTCCTAGCTTATCTTCTTTTTTACCTACGACAAATCCATCCCACTCTCTTTCTACAATAAATACAGAAATTCCTTTATGGCCTAATTCCGGATGAGTTTGGGCAATGACCAAGTATATACTGGCAGAATTGCCATTGGTAATCCAATTTTTCGTACCATTTAAAATGTAATGATCTCCATTAAGTTTGGCCTCTGTTCGCTGGGAGGTGGCATCCGAACCAGCTTCTGGCTCCGATAAACAAAAAGCTCCTAAAACTTCTCCTGATGCCAAGGGTCTTAAGTATTTTTCTTTTTGGGCTTCGGTCCCATATTTTTCAAGTCCCCAGCAGACCAAAGAGTTATTGACAGACATGGCTACTGAAGCAGAAGCATCAATTTTGGACAGTTCCTCCATGGCTATCACATAGGATAAAGTATCCATTCCGCCGCCATTATTTTCAGGCTTGACCATCATTCCCAAAAATCCCAGTTCCCCCATTTTTTTGACCTGTTCTTTTGGGAAAATCCCATGGGTATCTCTTTCAATTACACCTGGTAAAAGCTCAGTTTGGGCAAATTCTCTGGCCGCTTCTTTTACTGCAAGATGCTCTTCTGTCAATTGAAAATCCATAAAATACTTGGTTTATTGTAACTATATGGAAGATATGGCAAAAAAAGAAGAGGGACAAAAGCTTGCCCCTCTTCTCAATTCTTATTTGATCTGTATCAATCTCTTCCTCCGAAAAACACCATGATATAGTATGCTAAAGTGGTGATAGAGGCTAATGCCGCAACCACATAAGTCATGGCAGCCCATTTAAGAGCATCTTTAGACATCTCATACTCACTAGGCGTTACGATGTTTCGGGTTTTTACCCATGCCAAAGCCCGGCTACTTGCATCAAATTCCACAGGAAGCGTAACGATGGTAAATAGTGTGATGACACTATAGGAACCAACCACAATGTAGCCTATAAAAGGAATGGGGAGTCCCAAAGCAAAACCTCCAAATAGGGAAGCGATCAAGACAATATTTAAAATCTTGCCAGCACTATGCTGAATTGGAACTAGGGTAGACCTCAGGTTTAACCAAGTGTAAGAAGTTGCATGCTGCACCGCGTGCCCACACTCGTGCGATGCAACTGCTGCAGAAGCTGCATTTCTACCATAATAAACATCTGGGCTCAAGTTGACTGTTCTGTTTGCTGGGTTGTAATGGTCTGTTAATTGACCTTCCACACAAACTACCTGAACATCTGAGATGTTATTATCTGCCAACATTAATTTGGCGATTTCAGCCCCTGACAGGTTTGCCTGCAAAGGAGTCTGAGAATATTTTTTGAATTTGCTTTTTAGCCTTGAACTGACCGCGAAACCGGCGATGGCAAAAAGGATTACAATGACAAAAATCATAGCTTTATTGTTTGCTTGTTGATAACGTATTAATGACTTTCAGGTTGTTTATAGGTCGGTAATTTCATCATGGTTAACCAACTTATTAAACCTAATACAATAACCAGAATTAACTGTGTTCCATGGATGATGGCTGCGAAAATTTTACCATCCACTTCTGATACTCCAAATTGGATCAAAATAAAGGCCACAAGTGCGTGAAAGGTACCAATTCCCCCTTGAACAGGCGCTACCATGCCAATACTTCCCATAACCATGACTAAAAGGACTTCTCCACTGGACAAATTGGCAGTGCTACTTATACCCAAAGATACAAGATACATGGTCATGAAATAAATGATCCAAAGCACAATTGATCCTATCCAAAAGCCCCATGGATTATCCATCTGGCCAATTCTTTTTAATCCTCCACCAATTTCCCGAAAGAAGTGTTGGATTTTATTAATGATACCATGATCAGAAAACCTTTTGAAGATTAACCTGAGAATTAGGATTAGCACTAATAATCCTCCAAAAACAATGGGCAAATTGGATTGTAAGCTTGCTAAAAGTGAATCTATATTCACTAATTGGCCTGCTAGCTCAATAAATAATTCGTTTTGTAAGATGAATGCTAGAAAAATGGTAGCAATAAGGCAAAGCAAATCTACACTTCGCTCTAAGATGACGGTGCCTAATAAATGTCCTAAAGAAACCCCATTCGTTCGCGTTAACACCCCGCATTTTGCAACTTCACCTGCTCGAGGAATAAGTAAGTTTACCAAGTACCCAACCATGGTGGCATGATAACCTCGGTTGGGAGTGACTTTCTTTCCTTCCACCTCATGAATCAATAAAGTCCATCTCCAGCCTCTTAAATAATAGCCAAAAAAGGAGATAAATATAGAAGCTCCAATCCATAACCAATTACTGGTTTTAATTTGCTGAATCAGGCTTTCAATGGCAATATCTTTATATAAAAACCAAAAAATCCAGACGGCTATCCCTAAGGAAATGGCCACCTGGATCCATTGTTTAAGCTTTTGATTGTTCATCAAATGATTTTGTTATTATCGTCTGGGAAGATAACGATAGGTTTATGTTGCTTGGCTTCCGACTGCTCCATGCCTGCATAAGAAATAATGATGACTACATCCCCAACTTGTGCCTTTCTTGCGGCTGGGCCATTTAAGCATATCTGTCCGCTACCTCTCTCGCCAGTAATCACATAGGTTTCTAATCGTTCCCCATTATTGATATTGACAATTTGAACTTTTTCATTCTCGATCAAATTGGCTGCATCCATTAAGTCTTCATCAATAGTTACGGAACCTACATAATGTAGTTCTGCCTGGGTTATTTTAACTCGATGGATTTTAGATTTTAATACTTGGATTTGCATTGCTTGAAATTTGCCGCAAAATTAAGGAATTATTGGAAGGTTATCTATTAATCTGATATTTCCAATATAAGAAGCTACACAGATACTGGAAGCTTTTGACTGTGCAATGGATTCAATGACTTGAAAATTATCTGGGTTGATAAGCTCAAAATACTCTAAATTGGCCAGTGGCTCATCCTCAAATTTTTGCTGAATTTGGTTTCGAACTGCCAACCAATCTTTACCAGCTAAAAGTTCATTTTTAGCAAGATTTAAACTTTCTATCAGGATTAAAGATGCATCTCTTTCTTCTTTACTAAGTCTCAAGTTTCTGGAGGACAATGCTAAGCCGTCTTCTTCCCTGCGAGTGGGCACAGTGATAATTTCTGTCTGAAAGGAAAGGTCTTTAACCATTCTTTTGATTACAGCCACCTGCTGTAAATCTTTCTGACCAAAGAAAGCCTGATGAGGTCGGATAATATTAAAAAGTTTAGAAACGATAATGCCTACCCCACTGAAATGTCCCGGTCTAAAAGCGCCTTCTAAAACAGATTCCAAGTCACCAAAATGCATGCTTAGAACTGGTTTTTCAGGGTACATACTTTGGGGATCGGGAAGGTAAACTACGTCCACATTTTCTTTCTCCAAAAGGGCTAAATCCTCCTTGATTAGGGATGGATAATTGTCAAAATCCTCTTGATTATTGAACTGAATGGGGTTTACGAAGATAGAAACTACTGTAATATCATTTGATTTCTTGGAGTTTCTAATCAGATCTAAATGCCCTTCATGTAAGGCGCCCATTGTAGGTACGAAACCGATGATTTTCTGGCTTTGGAGCGATTGGAGCCATATTTTTTGCCATTCTGCTCCCGTTTTTAAAACCTGCACGGAATAGGGGTATTTAATAGGTAAATAGCAGCAAAACTAGATTAATATTTAGAAAAACAAGGCTTATAAGGCTTTTTTTATTATCTTTGTGCCGTTGTTTATCACCATAATAACGATAAAATCCAAAGAGCATGTCTAAACTACGTATCCTCTACGTTGCAAGTGAAATCAACCCTTTTCTCCAAACTTCCGAAGTAGCCAATTTCCTAAGATCTCTTCCTCAAGCGATGCAAGAGAAAGGAATGGAAATTCGAATTTTGGTGCCAAGATTTGGTTTGATCAATGAAAGAAAAAACAGACTTCACGAAGTAGTTCGTCTTTCAGGAATCAATATTGCAGTGGGAGAAGAAGAAAAACCTTTAGTAATCAAAGTGGCTTCCATTCCGAATGCGAAATTGCAGGTCTACTTCATAGATAACGAGGATTACTTCCAGCGTAAGAGCGTGTTCCATGACAAGCAGCAGAAATTTTACGAAGATAACGACGAAAGAGCGATCTTCTTCTGTAAGGGAGTTATAGAGACTGTTAAGAAATTGGGTTGGGCTCCTGATATCGTGCATTGTAATGACTGGATGACCAGTTTAATTCCAATGTATTTGAAAACGACCTACAAAAACGAACCTTTATTTAAAGATACTAAATCTGTTTTTGCTATTTATAACAACGGATTTTCTCATACCTTTGGCGACGATTTGTTAAACAAGGTTAAGATGGTAGACATAGATGATACTATTTTAGCACCTTTGAAAAGCAAAGACTTTGAAGGCTTTATCAGCATGGGAATGCAGTATGCAGACATGGTGGTGAAAGGCGGAGAAGTGTCAGATAAATTGAACCAACTAATAGAGGATTTCTCAAAAGACAAGAAGTTTGAAATCAGCATCGAAGCAGAAGAACAGGCTCATGAAGAGCTCTACGGCATTTACACAACACTCGCCGGCTAAATTGGCCCTATGGGCCCTCTTGTCCATCATTTTAACTAATTCTTGCAGCGACCCTGCTACGGTGGGTATCGAACTTGCTCCGGGAAACAACCAGATTGGTACGTTTTTCGAAGAGTTTGAATTACCTGCTGAGGTTGTGTTAATCGATTCATTCAATACCACCAAGAGAGGTAATCTCGTGGTGGGTATTGAGCAAGA
Above is a window of Algoriphagus machipongonensis DNA encoding:
- the uvrA gene encoding excinuclease ABC subunit UvrA; translated protein: MSQPTSHQEEFIEIFGAREHNLQNLDLKIPRNKLVVVTGLSGSGKSSLAFDTIYAEGQRRYMESFSAYARSFLGGMERPDVDKINGLSPVIAIEQKTTSKNPRSTVGTVTEIYDFMRLMYARAGEAFSYMTGAKMIRQTEDQIIDQLFAKFSDKKLYILAPVVKGRKGHYRELFEQIRKMGFSKVRVDGVVLEMVPKMQVDRYKIHDIEIVIDRIVADESDRFRITQSLKSALQHGKGVIMIRDEEGEIHHFSKYLMDPETGLSYDEPAPNNFSFNSPYGACQTCNGLGITEEITRESIIPDPELSITRGGIAPLGEYRNIWIFKKIEAILKHYKCSISTPIKNLPEEVIDILLHGDKIEVAVDSIKHPGTKWHTTFEGIINFLTKYQEGSSDKIQEWVSEFTTTQVCPDCDGYRLKKESLHFLIDNKHIGQLAQMDIRALGEWFEGIESRLTDKQNIIAAEVLKEIRKRIGFLLDIGLDYLTLNRPLRTLSGGEAQRIRLATQIGTQLVGVLYILDEPSIGLHQRDNVKLIKALQSLRDLGNSVLVVEHDRDMMLESDYVLDMGPGAGRHGGHVVAAGTPEQILKSNGTTASYLRGEIGMPVPSTRRKGKEKNLVLKGASGNNLKNVNLTLPLGTMICITGVSGSGKSTLIHETLYPILNREFYRSKKEPMPFKSIDGLKELDKVIEVDQSPIGRTPRSNPATYTGVFSDIRTLFTELPEAKIRGYKPGRFSFNVKGGRCEDCEGAGMKLIEMDFLPDVHIPCETCKGKRYNRETLEVRFKGKSIADVLDMTVEQAVDFFENQPKILRKIKTLNDVGLGYITLGQHATTLSGGEAQRVKLATELSKKDTGKTFYILDEPTTGLHFQDIDLLMLVLNRLVDKGNTVLIIEHNMDVVKMADYIVDLGLEGGNKGGNIVDQGSPEKVAKNQESHTAKFLRLELN
- a CDS encoding LOG family protein; protein product: MSNKEEQKQEERIRQAFKERDWNEIKSSDSWVIFRVMAEFVDGFEKLAKIGPCVSIFGSARTARDHKHYKTAEEIAAKLVRHGYGVITGGGPGIMEAGNKGAHSEGGKSVGLNIELPFEQFNNIYIDRDKLMTFDYFFVRKVMFVKYSQGFVVLPGGFGTMDEFFEALTLIQTNKIGRFPIVLVGKDYWTGLLDWIKNTLLEHQYISETDLDLFCIVEDATEAVKVIDEFYSKYLLSPNF
- a CDS encoding YkgJ family cysteine cluster protein, translated to MNLADKSQAVLNLFGDLEEESKLFTSKSGLGCLNGCGACCSKPEVSASALEFLPLAFDLYKKGLAESSLELLDKEGEGASCLMYKSHSLDGKMGFCGNYSNRGMICRLFGASYRKNKYGQKDIITCKILKENKEEAFLKASISINDELPIPNATKYYMHLEEIDEALCRQVPINLAIGRALELVLRFKFYEEEEIEVLT
- a CDS encoding AraC family transcriptional regulator, coding for MEYYNKVIESINVRFLKGNNYQVEKPATIVNYEEPENTLVLLHHGSLKFGEDQELVNEGEVLFLPGGQKTVLTFGGSAKKSEMSLDQFTESKRKHLQSLSFREIKNTEDDCISMVSFESKVFDVVNFFNSLDIPPFIIRFNDRLATIIEDLMKEMEQSNVGKERALKSQTELLVIELLRHILKNRLFLEELSTNSTYFKDPRLIDLFNYIKTNLGGDLSNKILAKVANVSEDYVGQYFKMLTGINPQDYIEYQRMEAAVELLRTTKKSIRDIGKEVGYKDTAYFCRRFKMMYGVPAGKMRRRESLINV
- a CDS encoding lytic transglycosylase domain-containing protein, with the protein product MKNTHFYLIYFLLILSIGMSAYAIFKSPSTSSPLANPVAGEEMLQSMPRPSRDSVMLFDIPAELTFAGEKVPLEIADVKERLEREIYVNAYWQSNMILLMKRSSKFIPEIEEILKANGVPDDFKYLAMAESALMNVASPAGAKGFWQFLSSTGKEYGLEVSKDVDERYHLQKATLAATKYLNKSHAKFGDWTAVAASYNMGQTGFSRRQSEQLIDNYYDLYLNDETSRYMFRILAFKVIFENPGAFGFHLKESDFYQNPPLKTIEVDDDIKNLAAWAKQNGSSYKELKLYNPWLRDRDLNVKRGKSYQIVLPQ
- a CDS encoding phage holin family protein — its product is MLNIGDIVQTVKGIVETKIDIVKHDIQEEFLGIISRLLLLFFMAAICLLVLLFFSFSLAFYLSQFTNTPFMGFLLVGLIYLAILGFLYVSRYSKSIQRNIQSGMKVFIFNARKIKNNKDEQGT
- a CDS encoding phosphoglycerol geranylgeranyltransferase, translating into MLKKSKKVSKLLKDLHQSKSKGLAWLIDPDKWQGTDHFLKNFSWVQESGLDLILIGGSHLEKNNFDKVVSTIRQHTGKIPIVIFPGSQMQLSEAADAILFLSLISGRNPEFLIGQQVAAAPLVNSMGLEVLPTGYLLVNDGEIHSVHAVSQTLPIPNSKSKLVKATALAGYFLGMRYFFLDAGSGAQKPVSSQVIETLSKAISCPLIIGGGIDSQEKVREAYEAGADLVVLGNSIEKDPDFLAEVLNFKAWYNSTLNVN
- a CDS encoding acyl-CoA dehydrogenase, with the protein product MDFQLTEEHLAVKEAAREFAQTELLPGVIERDTHGIFPKEQVKKMGELGFLGMMVKPENNGGGMDTLSYVIAMEELSKIDASASVAMSVNNSLVCWGLEKYGTEAQKEKYLRPLASGEVLGAFCLSEPEAGSDATSQRTEAKLNGDHYILNGTKNWITNGNSASIYLVIAQTHPELGHKGISVFIVEREWDGFVVGKKEDKLGIRGSDTHSLMFTDVKVPVENRIGEEGFGFTYAMETLNGGRIGIAAQALGIAAGAYELALAYSKEREAFGKPISKHQAIQFKLADMATQIEAARLLVYKAAWTKDQGEDYSQASAIAKLYASQVAMDVTVEAIQVHGGYGYVKEYHVERLMRDAKITQIYEGTSEIQKIVISRSLLR